The following coding sequences are from one Schizosaccharomyces osmophilus chromosome 1, complete sequence window:
- the pom1 gene encoding DYRK family cell polarity protein kinase Pom1 translates to MMNNFQSTKTVPHNNENSETNSETYQSFRKVPKMFGINSQMLNASDYKNSASLSGSMEPSKRSSYSSSMTDTASSTHTSNANGNSASDWGQSGNYSDPSGPKPSGMFAESQNHLLNASSSLQTNGFPRTSSEYESFSKNSPGSSLHRLSNLSINNNNLPHDSPSNNTGSTVGSSSHRRATSITNAKGLPPSVSFYNKSTKPLDWGSVNNGTSSTQDTPNYIGMASPNGNNPSSMHSPVLPRKTSGIWRNTGYPSRNYPSYSKSGIPPVPNLPSSYETLGRYQTPSAGNNSLPNKNNPPNIDTVFHEHPPSSSTLNTAFSVNSQAPAHNTNQNGDHAHPPTRLNTLSNLNSTNVPTSIASGNAAPKSPFSGEKSSQNLEALTPNSRQVHTSSHRKSQSSGRPSPKGKSISSQPNSESKQIKSSGKEGRSSRGGFFSRLSFSRSSSRAKKAKSKNEEAPEVPSIPQEYLKDGKKTPTRTKSRMQQLISWFKSPKDKPNTSYTPNSYSPPPPPVPRLPSTQSQLYNARNRSEDYVPPVPQIPSNFTSGSKEQGNQQRSVSYNPKRSSLNNDLPTNEPTPATAPLMEPLDSKFADLAMKAINSKRINRLLDEAKIMQSLLDRACKITPVKSSDVLLINTAPLTRYEEEEIKAYENIYFTGLRNVDKSRLVDETSTNYGFDDERGDYRVILGDHIAYRYEVVDYLGKGSFGQVLRCIDYQTGKLVALKIIRNKKRFHIQALVETKILQKIREWDPMDEACMLQYSDHFYFRDHLCVATELLGVNLYELIKSNGFKGLPIVVIKSITKQLLLCLTLLKQKNVIHCDLKPENILLCHPFKSHIKVIDFGSSCFEGESVYTYIQSRFYRSPEVILGMGYGTPIDMWSLGCILAEMYTGFPIFPGENEQEQLACIMEIFGPPDRSMLENCSRRKVFFDSFGKPRPFVSSKGVSRRPFAKSLHQVLECKDISFLSFIADCLRWDPEERMTPFEAIQHDFITGNQDRRPNTAPARQKIVKSPPTYLESPPSRPLPNLPNNEKTSDHVDSHAFGVNGQVGSTLRVPVKDPDAFSKVKSPVVSDNMYF, encoded by the coding sequence ATGATGAACAACTTCCAGTCCACCAAAACCGTACCCCataataatgaaaattcaGAAACAAATTCAGAAACATATCAGTCTTTTCGAAAAGTTCCTAAAATGTTTGGTATTAATAGTCAAATGCTGAATGCTTCAGATTACAAGAACTCAGCTTCACTTTCTGGCAGCATGGAACCCTCAAAACGATCAAGCTATAGCAGTTCTATGACAGATACAGCTTCCTCTACTCATACTTCAAATGCGAATGGCAATTCAGCTTCTGACTGGGGCCAATCTGGAAATTATTCCGATCCATCTGGGCCTAAACCGTCTGGTATGTTCGCGGAATCCCAGAATCATCTTTTAAAtgcatcttcttccttgcaAACGAATGGTTTTCCGCGCACAAGTTCTGAATatgaatctttttccaagaatAGCCCTGGATCTTCCTTGCATCGTCTATCAAATCTAAGCATAAATAACAACAACCTTCCTCATGACTCGCCTTCAAATAATACTGGGTCCACTGTTGGCTCTTCCTCCCATCGCAGGGCAACTTCTATCACAAACGCTAAGGGATTGCCTccttctgtttctttttataacaAGTCTACGAAGCCATTGGATTGGGGTTCAGTAAATAACGGAACCAGTTCTACACAGGATACACCGAATTATATAGGAATGGCATCTCCGAATGGCAATAATCCTTCCTCAATGCATTCTCCAGTATTACCGAGAAAGACATCGGGCATTTGGCGTAACACGGGTTACCCTTCTCGTAACTATCCTTCTTATAGCAAATCTGGAATCCCTCCAGTTCCTAATTTACCTTCGTCGTACGAAACTCTAGGAAGATATCAAACACCGTCTGCTGGTAATAATTCCTTACCTAACAAAAATAACCCTCCAAATATCGATACAGTGTTTCATGAGCATCCCCCATCTTCTTCCACTTTGAACACGGCTTTTTCTGTCAATTCTCAAGCTCCTGCTCACAATACGAATCAAAACGGTGATCATGCACATCCTCCTACCAGGTTGAATACACTCTCTAATCTCAATTCCACTAATGTTCCAACTTCCATAGCCTCTGGCAACGCTGCTCCAAAAAGTCCGTTTTCGGGAGAGAAATCGTCTCAAAATCTAGAAGCTCTCACACCCAATTCAAGGCAAGTACATACTAGCTCTCATCGAAAAAGCCAAAGCTCCGGTCGTCCTTCTCCCAAAGGGAAGAGTATAAGCAGTCAACCAAATTCAGAAAGCAAGCAGATAAAGTCATCTgggaaagaaggaagatcCTCTCGAGGTGGGTTTTTCAGCAGACTTAGTTTTTCACGAAGCTCGTCTCgagcaaaaaaagcaaaatcgaaaaatgaagaagctcCCGAGGTTCCTTCTATACCCCAAGAATATCTTAAAGATGGGAAAAAGACGCCTACTAGGACGAAAAGTCGAATGCAGCAACTCATCAGTTGGTTCAAATCTCCTAAAGACAAGCCAAATACCTCTTACACTCCTAATTCTTACTCTCCTCCTCCACCCCCGGTCCCTCGACTTCCTTCTACTCAGTCCCAACTGTATAACGCTAGAAATCGTTCCGAAGATTATGTCCCCCCAGTACCACAAATACCTTCGAATTTCACTTCTGGTTCGAAAGAACAAGGCAATCAGCAACGAAGTGTTTCCTATAATCCCAAACGAAGCTCGCTTAATAATGATTTACCGACAAATGAGCCTACTCCGGCTACTGCTCCTTTAATGGAACCTTTAGACAGTAAGTTTGCTGACCTTGCTATGAAAGCGATAAACAGCAAGCGTATAAATCGGTTACTTGATGAAGCCAAAATAATGCAATCCCTGCTTGATCGTGCTTGTAAAATTACACCGGTAAAGAGCTCCGATGTCTTGCTTATCAATACTGCACCTCTTACTCGGtatgaagaggaagaaataaaagctTATGAAAATATCTACTTCACTGGTCTAAGGAACGTGGATAAATCCAGATTAGTTGACGAAACGTCCACAAATTATGGCTTTGATGATGAACGAGGTGATTATAGAGTTATTTTGGGGGATCATATTGCCTATCGTTATGAAGTAGTTGACTACCTTGGCAAAGGAAGTTTTGGCCAAGTACTGCGATGTATTGATTATCAAACAGGAAAACTGGTtgctttaaaaattattcGAAATAAGAAACGATTTCATATACAGGCGCTggttgaaacaaaaattttacaaaagattCGTGAATGGGATCCTATGGATGAAGCTTGTATGCTTCAGTATAGTGATCACTTTTACTTTCGCGATCATCTGTGTGTTGCTACCGAATTACTGGGAGTGAACTTGTATGAGTTAATTAAAAGTAACGGATTTAAAGGACTACCAATTGTTGTTATTAAGAGTATAACAAAACAGCTGTTATTATGCTTAACTTTGTTGAAGCAGAAAAATGTTATTCATTGTGACTTAAAGCCGGAAAATATTTTGCTATGCCATCCTTTTAAGTCCCATATCAAAGTTATCGACTTTGGGAGTAGTTGTTTTGAAGGAGAATCTGTATATACCTATATTCAATCTCGATTTTATCGTTCACCGGAGGTCATATTAGGGATGGGCTATGGAACTCCTATAGACATGTGGAGTCTTGGGTGTATTCTTGCTGAGATGTATACGGGTTTTCCGATTTTCCCTGGCGAGAATGAACAAGAGCAACTAGCCTGTATTATGGAGATTTTCGGTCCACCAGACCGTTCCATGCTTGAAAATtgttcaagaagaaaagtgttctttgattcttttggaaagcCTAGAccctttgtttcttcaaaaggagTGAGCAGAAGACCGTTTGCAAAATCTTTGCATCAAGTATTAGAATGCAAAGACATATCTTTCTTGAGTTTTATAGCTGACTGCCTCAGATGGGACCCGGAGGAACGGATGACTCCATTTGAGGCAATCCAGCATGATTTTATTACTGGAAATCAAGATCGCAGACCGAATACAGCTCCTGCTCGTCAAAAGATAGTGAAGAGTCCTCCTACATATCTAGAGTCACCTCCATCAAGGCCGCTGCCCAATCTACCCAATAATGAAAAGACTAGTGATCACGTCGATTCACATGCCTTTGGGGTAAATGGTCAAGTCGGGAGTACATTACGGGTACCGGTTAAAGACCCAGATGCATTTTCAAAGGTGAAGAGTCCCGTGGTCTCCGATAATATGTATTTCTAA
- the psr1 gene encoding RNA polymerase II CTD small phosphatase Psr1, which translates to MSSKGQSTKSGKQGKPSFFRKFFGNLCCCFQGAPSEDHNEKVTTVSNSRRPSQSPTPNTPRRLSRTIQSSDSDTHTHGTGQAPVHVFESPTPARTSVSLESAFSPSNGSERDVAEDADLESNHVHFHEQPVEVSPTPEIPLPEVKRYGPGQYLLPPIAKEDEGKKCLILDLDETLVHSSFKYIEAADYLVSIEIDGLFHDVRVVKRPGVDLFLQRMGEIYEIVVFTASLAKYADPVLDMLDNSQVVRHRLFREACCNYEGNFVKDLSQLGRNLEDAIILDNSPSSYIFHPSHAVPVSSWFNDMHDMELLDLIPFLEQLSRVPDVSTVLNLQL; encoded by the coding sequence ATGTCCTCGAAAGGTCAGTCGACAAAATCCGGAAAACAGGGAAAACCATCGTTTTTTCGAAagttttttggaaatttatGCTGCTGTTTTCAAGGCGCACCAAGTGAGGATCATAATGAAAAGGTTACTACAGTTTCCAATTCTAGAAGGCCATCACAGTCGCCTACCCCCAATACGCCTCGTAGGTTAAGCCGTACGATTCAGAGCTCAGATTCGGATACGCATACGCATGGGACTGGTCAGGCACCTGTGCATGTGTTTGAATCTCCCACTCCTGCGCGTACTTCCGTATCTTTAGAATCCGCGTTTAGTCCCAGTAACGGCAGTGAAAGAGACGTTGCTGAAGATGCAGACTTAGAAAGCAACCATGTTCATTTTCATGAGCAACCCGTTGAAGTCAGTCCAACTCCTGAGATTCCTTTGCCCGAAGTTAAGCGGTATGGTCCTGGACAATATCTCCTGCCTCCAATTGccaaagaagatgaaggcAAAAAATGCCTCATTTTAGACTTGGACGAAACCCTTGTCCATTCATCATTCAAATACATCGAGGCTGCGGATTATCTTGTTTCCATAGAGATTGACGGCTTATTTCATGATGTTAGAGTTGTGAAAAGACCGGGAGTCGACTTATTTTTACAACGAATGGGCGAAATTTATGAAATCGTTGTCTTCACTGCGTCTCTTGCCAAATATGCGGATCCCGTCTTAGACATGTTAGATAATTCCCAAGTTGTTCGACACAGACTTTTCCGAGAGGCTTGTTGTAACTATGAAGGAAATTTTGTTAAAGATCTTTCTCAACTGGGCAGAAACTTGGAAGATGCGATTATTCTTGACAACTCTCCATCAAGCTACATCTTTCATCCCTCTCATGCAGTTCCTGTCTCTTCTTGGTTCAATGACATGCACGATATGGAGTTATTAGATTTAATCCCCTTTTTAGAGCAATTGTCTCGGGTTCCCGATGTTTCCACGGTACTAAACTTGCAATTATAA
- the lys3 gene encoding saccharopine dehydrogenase Lys3: MSGPHIWLRAESKPLEERSALTPTTAKELANAGFHVTIERSSQRAFKDSEFERAGFEMAPEGSWRNAPSNAYIFGLKELPENDDSPLHHTHIQFAHCYKNQEGWREVLSRFPQGNGLLYDLEFLQDDSGRRVAAFGYHAGFAGSALSYLVWAHQILHPKKPFGSVRPFPNEKTLVRHVARQVRLALRKNNNQYPRILVIGARGRCGSGACDLAMKIGIPEKDILRWDINETKKGGPFREITESDIFVNCIYLSAPIPKFCTVDSLNVSGRKLRVVCDVSCDTTNPNNPIPIYNVNTSFDHPTVPVDGIEGPLPLEVISIDHLPTLLPRESSEAFSEALLPSLFALKDVNNAPVWIRAKKLYEEMVKKL, encoded by the coding sequence GCGCGCCGAAAGTAAGCCTTTGGAAGAGCGTAGCGCTTTGACGCCTACGACTGCAAAGGAGTTGGCGAATGCTGGCTTCCATGTCACTATTGAGCGCTCCTCTCAGCGTGCTTTCAAGGATTCTGAGTTTGAGCGTGCAGGATTCGAAATGGCTCCTGAAGGATCATGGAGAAACGCACCTAGTAATGCTTATATATTCGGCTTGAAGGAGCTTCCTGAAAATGACGACAGTCCTCTCCATCATACTCATATCCAATTCGCTCATTGCTATAAAAACCAAGAAGGTTGGCGGGAAGTCTTGTCGCGTTTTCCCCAGGGCAACGGTCTCCTATACGATTTGGAGTTTTTGCAAGACGATAGTGGCCGTCGTGTTGCTGCTTTTGGCTACCATGCAGGCTTTGCTGGATCTGCCCTTTCTTATTTGGTCTGGGCTCACCAAATCTTGCATCCCAAGAAGCCTTTTGGTTCTGTCCGTCCATTCCCCAACGAGAAGACTCTTGTTCGTCATGTTGCTCGTCAAGTTCGTCTTGCTCTCCGTAAGAACAATAACCAGTATCCTCGCATCCTGGTTATCGGCGCTCGCGGACGATGTGGTAGCGGTGCTTGCGATTTGGCCATGAAAATTGGTATCCCTGAGAAGGATATCCTTCGTTGGGATATCAATGAGACCAAGAAGGGCGGTCCCTTCCGTGAAATCACTGAATCTgacatttttgtaaactgTATCTACCTCAGTGCCCCCATCCCCAAATTTTGCACCGTTGATTCTCTTAACGTCTCTGGCCGCAAGCTGCGCGTAGTATGCGATGTTAGCTGCGATACTACCAATCCTAACAACCCCATCCCCATCTACAATGTGAACACTTCATTCGATCACCCAACCGTTCCTGTTGATGGAATCGAGGGACCTTTGCCTCTTGAGGTAATCTCCATTGATCATCTTCCCACTTTGCTTCCTAGGGAATCTTCCGAAGCTTTCAGTGAGGCTCTTCTTCCAAGcttgtttgctttgaagGACGTAAATAACGCACCCGTCTGGATTAGAGCTAAGAAGCTTTACGAGGAAATGGTAAAGAAACTCTAA